A stretch of DNA from Kazachstania africana CBS 2517 chromosome 3, complete genome:
ACAATTACTAAGAAATAATGTTGACCAACAACAACCTCAACAGCCGTTACTCTTGCAAAACACTGCTATGTCAAATCAACAAGAACCGCAGCAACAAATACAGTTCAAAAACGTCAATTACAGAAGTTAATCATAGCATTAGATTTACTTCATTACTCATTCAAGcattctttttcttttttaattgaGCTTTTACCATCAATTTATACTTtttgttatatatatatatatatgtgtacAATCTATAACTTAATATCGGTTTCAATGCATGTGTTTTCCCGAGCCGCACCAATGTGCGCCAAGATGCGCGCCAAGACTTTCCTATAAGTGAGGGTgtgaaggaaaaaaaaattaatgaacaTCTATCATCACATCTTCGAACCTCAGTCAACTCCCAATCCatcaaaaatgttattaATATCCTTCTTAATCCATTTACTATTCACATTATTACAGTGCTATGCAGTTGAAGATAAACACCCAACCATAAGAGATGTAGACtttagaaaaattcattctCCTGATCCCCCAGTGACCCACCACGTTCTCATGGGTATAGTTTACTATGACAGTACGgaatcaaaatatacaGTCACTGAACTAATTATGGACTTATACGGTACAACGGCTCCATATGCAgtggaaaattttgtcGCATTAGCAAGAGGTTTCAAAGTTTCGATGGATCCGAAAAGTCCTCAAGATACAATAGATTTAGGTTATAAACGTAGTTTAATCGATCGTATATTCCCAAATGACAGAATTATTGGAGGTGACGTTTTGCCTGGCTTGGCACCATATTCTGTATTCGGTCCCAACTTCGCCGATGAACCTTTCTTCTTAAAACACGATAGACCAGGCAGATTGTCTCTATTGAACAAGGGCGAGCCAGATTCAAATGACTCAAACTTTTTCATCACGATGAAGCCAGAAGGATCGCCAGAATATGATGACAAACATGTCGTCTTTGGACAAATAATTATGGGATTAGATAACCTCTTAGAGCGGATCCAAAATGTTAAGATCAATGATGAAGGTGTTCCTGCTAAGAAAGTTGCCATTAGTCATATGATTGTCGATGAAGTCGAAATTCCAGACAAAGATGAAAAACATCGAGAATATCTCGAAAGATTAgccaaattcaatgaaggCGACCTTTCGGTAGGCACCGCATTGGTTCCTACAGCAACTCAAATGAGGGATGCCAAGAATTTAGAAGACGAGAGCTTCGCTCTTTTGAACCATCCTGCAACTAGTGTTAGCATAGGTATAATTGGATTATTACTCTGCTATgcattaatgaaatttagAAGACAATTGCTTATacattcaaagaaaattgtatCCTTTAGAAATGACTGAAGTTGCCCTCTGTACATAGTATTTTAAACATATAGGTAAATATGAGACAAAagttacaaaatatttttcaacaatttttcaatatctgcTTTAACAAGATACTTCCCAATAAATACAAGCTTACACTCTTCGGCCTCAACCTTAGGATCTCCTTGCAAAATATCATAAGTGTCCCTAACACCTTGAATAACCTTGACGTCTCTTTCAccttcattattgattatTATCAAACCTTTGGTTCTCTGTATTTCCCAGTCATGTTGGTTTTTTTGGATATTATCTGATGCACCAAAATTCTTCCACAAAAGTGGTCTTAAAAACCCCTTTAAGAACCGACCATATTCTATTTCACCTTTCAATGGTCTAAACTTCAACATAACCGTATTCATTCTCGAATCGTGCAATGTGGGTCTATCCTCCCACAAATTACTACTATCGTTATTGTCTAAACTTATTTCCATACCGTACGCATGaatatctaataatttatctAAGCTAATTTCAGCAAATTTGGTGAAATAAAATGGTGCTACCGAATTGATTTCACGTATTCTCGAATCTAAAGATCTTAAATACTCGGAATTGTCAccaattttatcaatcttATTCAGTATAATCCTATCTGCCATtgcaatttgaaaatgtgCTATTGTCAAATTGTTCTCCACCGTAACATTTTCACCATGCCAGTGTGTTTCTTCCGAAACGTCATCTAaacatttcaaaatatgcTCACTGTCAAGCACCGTTATTATCCCATCAATATAAACACTACTATTCAAACCTTCATCTTGCCAGAACATTTTTGCAATGGGTGCTGGGTCAGCGATACCCGATGTCTCCAACAGTatataatcaatttttccagGTGATCTATCCACCATATCTTCAATTGCTTTAACACCTACGTTCTTTAAGGAACAACAGAGACAGCCATTACCCAGATCCAACCATTCTTCGTAAGCAGCGTCACCATTCCTTATAGTCATTGCTTTTTCGATCTCACTAGAATCTCCAAATTCATTAAGAATAACGGCGATTTTCTTGTCACTACCCTGCAATGCAATCTTCTCTAACAATGTGGATTTACCTGAACCAAGATACCCTGTAATAATGGTAACAGGTATCCTCTTCTTATGACTCCCATCGCCTAAGTCAACCGTCTCATTCTGTTTATTGACCCGACTGATCTTAGCATCACTCACAATACGCGTACCACCATCACTCTTGACCTGCTTAAAAAtctcattcaaattatccTCTTGACCCGTAACCAACGTTGGCAACTCaccatcttcttctctatCAAACTTATAATTCTTCAGTGCTGGCACATTAGACATCGTTGAATAGATTTGTGTCTTACAGCTTTCCACTATTGATGTGATGAGCTTTCATGGTACAGTCGGCTTTTAACTTTTTGAGGGAATCTTAGAAggatatataaaaaagacGGGCCAAACTTCGTAAAGATTATAAGCTTAACTGGGAGAACAACATcgataaaaatgaagtgGTCGTATTTGGATACAACTTTGTTCATAGTTATTTCACTACATTTGATTAATGCCCCTTTCACGAAAGTGGAGGAAAGCTTCAACATACAAGCTATACATGATATCTTGAAGTACGGTGTCACGGATATTTCTAAATATGATCATCTACAATTCCCTGGCGTAGTTCCAAGAACATTTCTGGGAGCGCTGGTGACGGCTGCCttcacaaaatttttcatgattATCACTTCGTTTTGGAGTGGTCCTTCAGATGAAGTTAACGGTTTTGAGACTCAATTGTTAGCCAGATGTATTATTGGTCTGTTCAACGGGGCCTCCTACCTATATCTCAAGAATGCCATTCAAGAAGTCTTCGATAAAAAAGTGaaagaagctgaagaaaaagaagtagAAGTAGAAACTGATTTTAGCAGTGTCGGAGATTGGTTCATAGTTTTCATCATATCCAGTTTCCATCTAATGTTTTACAGTACCAGGCCTTTACCTAATTTCATTCTAGCTTTACCATTAGTCAACGTTGCTATGGCCTGGACGCTTGCAGGAACATACAATTGGTCTATCTTCTTAGTTGCATTCACTgctattatttttagattGGAATTAGTTGCTATCGGTTCAGGAATTGCACTTGCGAGTGtatattataaaaaaatctcaCTGGTCAACGCAATTAAATTTGGTCTTATGGGATTAGGCATAGGTATGGGTATTTCTTTGACCATTGATTCCTATTTCTGGCAGAGGTGGGGTGTCCCTGAGATTGATGcatttatcttcaatgttCTCTCGGCACAAGCCTCTAATTGGGGTACTGAACCAATCTTTGCTTATTTTACACACTACCTATTGATTCTTTTCCTACCACCAACCGTTTTGCTACTAAACTATTTAGGTTTCACTTTGGCTCCCGAAAATTTCAGGATTATTACATTTGCAGCATACTTCCATATCGCTGTTTTATCCATGCAACCTCATAAAGAATGGAGATTTATTGTTTATGCAATTCCCCCTATCATTTCAATGGGCTCAATTACAGCTGCTTATCTATGGGAAAATTTCAGAGTCcaatcattgaaaaatgcgatgtatttgataatcttACCATTATCACCAATCGTATCATTTGCTCTTTCGATGATCTTTTTATACATATCAACAATGAATTACCCTGGTGGAGAAGCTTTGGTTAAGTTCAACCAGTATGTTatcgaaaataatattactAATTCTGTTGTCCACATAAGTGTACCACCTTGTATGACAGGTGTCACTTTATTTGGGGAAATtgattctgaaaaattcaatattacGTACGATAGAactgaagattttgaaaaattggaaaccATATGGCCATCTtttgattatttgataaCACATGAGTCAAATAGTACTAACCtaccattttctttaagTGGTTTCGAATGGGAATTGATCAACACTACGCCAATATTTACTGGTGTCCACTATACATACATTAGTGGGTTGATGTCACAGGAACAAAGGAGTATTCCTGCCatcttgaaagaatatTTCGCATCAGATTTCTCTGAGATTGTCTCAAGTGGAAGGGAATTTTTGGACAAGACAATAACTAAAAAAGATATCTTCTTTACTTACAAAAGGAAGGAAACAAAATAGAATGGGAGACATACTTTTGtttctattttttattattgttattgattGTGCTCAATCTTATGTAATTTAATATagaataatatcaattattttctttttgaatatgTAGTAGAATACAAATAGTAGTTTTGCAAAGTAAAATACATTGAAATCGAAAGGCAAGTGCATCTCCTGATATTAAAGCCCGGATCTAAAAGGAcgataaattattattcacACTTTTATTGGAGTCAGTCCGGTTGCTGTCACCAAAAGCGAGTTCCCTTATTTCAACAATCCATGGCTCCATTAACAGTTCAAAAGCTGTGGCTCTTTTGCTGGCTGAATGGACTAAacatcttttcaaaaactttcttCCAGCAGATGAAACTTTATTCTTATTTGGAAACCGAGGAGATTGTCCGGCGACAACATGATACAATATAGCCCATTCATTATCCAAATTATACCAAGGTCTCTTACCGGTTATCATCTCTAAAGTTACACAACCAAGTGACCAAATATCACTAGAACCAAATCTGCCTTCTGTAGTCGAGCCAGTAATAGCCTCAGGGGCCATGTACATGGGGGTTCCTATCAGGTCCTGCAGCTTACCACTATTAGAATCTCCTTCAGAAGAGCTATGAGAAGATATACTTCCCTTTCCAATACTAGCAGCCCATCTTGTACTGTTTTTCACAGCTCTTTTTGAGGCCCCGAAATCGacatatttgataataccATTGTAGTCAagtaatatattttctggTTTGATATCTCGATGGATAATTCCAGACTCATGAAGATAAGCTAATCCCTCTAGAAGCTGAAGGGTGTACATCTGAGTAAccaattcatcttcaatcCTTCCATGTTCTAACAAAGTAGCTAACGAGCCACCCTCACAATATTCCATAAAAATGTTGACTCTATCCCTATGTACCTCAACCCCATAATATTGAACAACATTTGGATGGTTCAACATTTCTAGGACGTTCATCTCGTCCTTTATTAGAGGGAAGAACTTCTCCATCGATTTGTTATCTTGTAtcttgatttcttttacaGCAAGAATTTCACCATTATCCAAATTAACTGCTGAAAATACAGCGCCAAAAGTGCCACCACCAATGTATTTCCTCTTTTGCCACCTTATGGACACATTTGATATCGATGATGCTAAGGAtgaaataaatttattgcTCTTTTCGGTATCATCTAAAACTTTTCCTACCTTAACCAAATTGTGTGtcattttctcttctaGTTTTGCTATTGAATTCAGACGTAATCTGGAATTAATTGCTAGCATTGCGTCAACATCGAAATCCTCAATAATATCCATATTTAGTCTTGAAGGCTTGCTTAGCTTTTGCATATCTGAAGATCTGGCACCCATAACATCGAAATGAGATACCAGCAATGACATGCATacagaaattttttctttcaactCATGGAATTGACTTTTATTTAACGCTAAGATATTTAAACCACTAATCATTTGCATAGCAAATTCCATTGCTGTGACGCACCATTTAAAGGTTCGTTGATCATTCGGATCACATTCTTCTGCAAGAAATGATAACCAGCGGATACTCATTTTCACCATCAATAGTATTACCGCTGATTTTGTCTGGTAAGTAGAATTACTTGTccttaaaaaatttcttccaaagtctcttgtaaataaaaatagaCCATTAATCAAATTTCCTGGATCATGACTCTCCTTGAACCTTGTAACTACTTTTGTGTAGTTCGTAAGAACATCGCATGTGCAGTTGAAATAAGTCTTATTAATCCTTTGCAAAATGTTTTCGATGCTACCGATTGAACAGGATCTTAATACATAAGAAATGGAGTTACCGGCTAGATTCTTCAAAGTATCATTTCGATAATCTAAGGAATAGCTAGATCCTTGGTTGAATAGGGTTAGAGTATTCGGTTTAGCTGATTTTAAGATTTCCCCAAAATCGATGCTCTTCGCCACCACATTGTGAACTGACCCTTCCCATATAATTGGTTGACCGGTTGATAATAGTAAAATGTAACCAAGGGAATCCACTTTAGCCTCTAACtccaaaatttctttttctgacTCAGTGTGAAAGGTTTGATACTTGTTTCCATTGTAATAACTCCCAGATTTTGTTAGTTTGAAAGCTCTTCTGGGAACTGTCAGTATATTACCAGAACTATAAGTTCTACTAGTATGTGCACTTAAATCGTGGACCTTCGTTAAGTTGGCATCCTCACTTGTAACATCTTCTTGGACTATTTCATGGTATGGAACGCCTTCAGGACTGGTTTTTTGGACAAGTTTTGTATTCGGATTTTCCATAACATCCATAATACCATAAATCGATAGACtactttttatttcaatCTTTGGTATAATGTCACAGCCAATTTCAGCATTCTTCAGAATTCTTAA
This window harbors:
- the ALG12 gene encoding dolichyl-P-Man:Man(7)GlcNAc(2)-PP-dolichol alpha-1,6-mannosyltransferase (similar to Saccharomyces cerevisiae ALG12 (YNR030W); ancestral locus Anc_6.338), whose product is MKWSYLDTTLFIVISLHLINAPFTKVEESFNIQAIHDILKYGVTDISKYDHLQFPGVVPRTFLGALVTAAFTKFFMIITSFWSGPSDEVNGFETQLLARCIIGLFNGASYLYLKNAIQEVFDKKVKEAEEKEVEVETDFSSVGDWFIVFIISSFHLMFYSTRPLPNFILALPLVNVAMAWTLAGTYNWSIFLVAFTAIIFRLELVAIGSGIALASVYYKKISLVNAIKFGLMGLGIGMGISLTIDSYFWQRWGVPEIDAFIFNVLSAQASNWGTEPIFAYFTHYLLILFLPPTVLLLNYLGFTLAPENFRIITFAAYFHIAVLSMQPHKEWRFIVYAIPPIISMGSITAAYLWENFRVQSLKNAMYLIILPLSPIVSFALSMIFLYISTMNYPGGEALVKFNQYVIENNITNSVVHISVPPCMTGVTLFGEIDSEKFNITYDRTEDFEKLETIWPSFDYLITHESNSTNLPFSLSGFEWELINTTPIFTGVHYTYISGLMSQEQRSIPAILKEYFASDFSEIVSSGREFLDKTITKKDIFFTYKRKETK
- the CPR8 gene encoding peptidylprolyl isomerase family protein CPR8 (similar to Saccharomyces cerevisiae CPR4 (YCR069W) and CPR8 (YNR028W); ancestral locus Anc_6.336) encodes the protein MLLISFLIHLLFTLLQCYAVEDKHPTIRDVDFRKIHSPDPPVTHHVLMGIVYYDSTESKYTVTELIMDLYGTTAPYAVENFVALARGFKVSMDPKSPQDTIDLGYKRSLIDRIFPNDRIIGGDVLPGLAPYSVFGPNFADEPFFLKHDRPGRLSLLNKGEPDSNDSNFFITMKPEGSPEYDDKHVVFGQIIMGLDNLLERIQNVKINDEGVPAKKVAISHMIVDEVEIPDKDEKHREYLERLAKFNEGDLSVGTALVPTATQMRDAKNLEDESFALLNHPATSVSIGIIGLLLCYALMKFRRQLLIHSKKIVSFRND
- the ZNG1 gene encoding GTP-dependent zinc transferase (similar to Saccharomyces cerevisiae YNR029C; ancestral locus Anc_6.337), giving the protein MSNVPALKNYKFDREEDGELPTLVTGQEDNLNEIFKQVKSDGGTRIVSDAKISRVNKQNETVDLGDGSHKKRIPVTIITGYLGSGKSTLLEKIALQGSDKKIAVILNEFGDSSEIEKAMTIRNGDAAYEEWLDLGNGCLCCSLKNVGVKAIEDMVDRSPGKIDYILLETSGIADPAPIAKMFWQDEGLNSSVYIDGIITVLDSEHILKCLDDVSEETHWHGENVTVENNLTIAHFQIAMADRIILNKIDKIGDNSEYLRSLDSRIREINSVAPFYFTKFAEISLDKLLDIHAYGMEISLDNNDSSNLWEDRPTLHDSRMNTVMLKFRPLKGEIEYGRFLKGFLRPLLWKNFGASDNIQKNQHDWEIQRTKGLIIINNEGERDVKVIQGVRDTYDILQGDPKVEAEECKLVFIGKYLVKADIEKLLKNIL
- the SSK2 gene encoding mitogen-activated protein kinase kinase kinase SSK2 (similar to Saccharomyces cerevisiae SSK22 (YCR073C) and SSK2 (YNR031C); ancestral locus Anc_6.341); amino-acid sequence: MSNQDYFDLHDKEELLDGITPQRLTSNEAIVGAELPTSRSATVTVSSLPMHESDYPTKNSSESVLAQDNPPGERPSLVEYDTKILGGTTVTDFKTVSKIKEPDINVDNAKNNAIITPNLTISPSSNNRSRSKSVVYRNEYFSNEKSYLEKMKKKMIYDEYYTKGIISSLILNDEVDPEIEKSEVDLNLNDLKIDLGDSNKNNFLHKLGSLDPKSNYFKLLLTKLKAKNKDDPKDIDHILEDVFEHSDIIERLEWQTMLSKVLNGDIIKSERTKLDEEERDRDTNRLLDQYSEDIWLELRAWMNGRTVEDQKDSFSLLRESSDIVFDEIMRFKADPNLRQEEAESEVENLLNNYYKVMNFWPNLKHLISQKPITGTTEFVNRVETLTSWLNSRTNLKYEIDLLQDWVGVSDLDFITNTSATDENKIAFKKFAEKIMQEKDIETIFQKKIFFPLAPWILKAKLSYLKYMNVASEMNLKHSDTDLVVLLLFPIKLLEEIIKVRLLYAKKLQNPTMMMIDQMIDDFSAYVKLSAQLKATLIDYCKRWYLDIELNDSFDQIVVHGIRFLFKLLHLKVIDGSSKSFKTYKEPEVLVTYWEALKNTGHYIAGAGKEIAFGFSKLTATLLQRLNEDIGELHDSTTSLRGNLDGEKWLLQTLENLGSLKRKLNRFSNLLSKAFQNTVTYTVNDCASLLENLRNTGHFLIYSGSRLERNGVYLIASPNLIGIDDDELLRILKNAEIGCDIIPKIEIKSSLSIYGIMDVMENPNTKLVQKTSPEGVPYHEIVQEDVTSEDANLTKVHDLSAHTSRTYSSGNILTVPRRAFKLTKSGSYYNGNKYQTFHTESEKEILELEAKVDSLGYILLLSTGQPIIWEGSVHNVVAKSIDFGEILKSAKPNTLTLFNQGSSYSLDYRNDTLKNLAGNSISYVLRSCSIGSIENILQRINKTYFNCTCDVLTNYTKVVTRFKESHDPGNLINGLFLFTRDFGRNFLRTSNSTYQTKSAVILLMVKMSIRWLSFLAEECDPNDQRTFKWCVTAMEFAMQMISGLNILALNKSQFHELKEKISVCMSLLVSHFDVMGARSSDMQKLSKPSRLNMDIIEDFDVDAMLAINSRLRLNSIAKLEEKMTHNLVKVGKVLDDTEKSNKFISSLASSISNVSIRWQKRKYIGGGTFGAVFSAVNLDNGEILAVKEIKIQDNKSMEKFFPLIKDEMNVLEMLNHPNVVQYYGVEVHRDRVNIFMEYCEGGSLATLLEHGRIEDELVTQMYTLQLLEGLAYLHESGIIHRDIKPENILLDYNGIIKYVDFGASKRAVKNSTRWAASIGKGSISSHSSSEGDSNSGKLQDLIGTPMYMAPEAITGSTTEGRFGSSDIWSLGCVTLEMITGKRPWYNLDNEWAILYHVVAGQSPRFPNKNKVSSAGRKFLKRCLVHSASKRATAFELLMEPWIVEIRELAFGDSNRTDSNKSVNNNLSSF